The Staphylothermus marinus F1 genome has a segment encoding these proteins:
- a CDS encoding TFIIB-type zinc ribbon-containing protein codes for MLTHKCPVCGGTLIWDYESGEVVCSKCGLVVDKIYDYGVSREREDVVEWREVKLKTYPKKNHILKKYKYHIRLYNTAQNIVKNKPWLEIDYSKILETGKMIKTIKSIATIKAEKNITEKNLWDKVEKGIEYIEKTHPATLARSDRGKYALAYMIYYYIQKTKFPPQKEITEIFNISETSYKRLLKTAKKIISLKPAIYNK; via the coding sequence ATGTTGACACATAAATGCCCAGTATGCGGAGGAACATTGATATGGGATTATGAGAGCGGTGAGGTAGTTTGTAGTAAGTGTGGATTAGTAGTTGATAAAATATATGATTATGGAGTAAGTAGGGAGAGAGAAGATGTTGTTGAATGGCGCGAAGTGAAACTAAAAACTTATCCGAAGAAAAACCATATTCTTAAAAAATATAAGTATCACATACGTCTTTACAATACCGCTCAAAACATTGTTAAAAACAAGCCTTGGCTAGAAATAGATTATTCAAAAATACTTGAAACAGGAAAAATGATCAAAACAATAAAATCAATAGCAACAATTAAAGCTGAAAAGAACATAACAGAGAAAAACCTGTGGGATAAGGTAGAAAAAGGAATAGAATATATAGAAAAGACTCATCCAGCAACACTAGCAAGGAGCGACAGAGGAAAATATGCATTAGCATATATGATTTACTATTATATTCAAAAAACAAAATTTCCGCCACAAAAAGAGATAACAGAAATATTCAACATAAGTGAAACAAGCTATAAAAGACTATTGAAAACAGCGAAGAAAATAATATCGTTGAAACCAGCAATATACAATAAATAA
- a CDS encoding NOG1 family protein, whose translation MKPEKLKKYYIKTYSELYNLVNSRMKTASIPPPPKIKRKDKFLQLRNTLLVKLGIVYNIIDSELTKIIEALKTISLMHPFYKELFMAKTKKTPKDLVKRFTMLKHTATRIYNDAKQQIKTGLTGKEIVGAFKAGIGRLLSIYRRNNDLIIAIKESIIEISKLPDITGDLVVIIAGMPQVGKSTLLKKLTHAKPEISPFPFTTKTIIAGHITVEPYGKITLIDTPGLLDRPLDRKNPIEYKAVLALKHLADITIYLFDVNPQSYYTFEQQLSVYNDIKELLGDKEMIIAINKIDITPREYLEKQCIRIKEVTGKEPLLISAEKEYNLDKLKMILINKLMEKALHHES comes from the coding sequence ATGAAACCTGAGAAATTAAAGAAATACTATATTAAAACTTACAGCGAGCTTTACAACTTAGTTAATAGTAGAATGAAAACAGCATCCATACCGCCCCCTCCAAAGATAAAGAGGAAAGATAAGTTTCTACAACTAAGAAATACATTACTAGTAAAACTTGGAATTGTATATAATATTATTGATTCAGAACTAACGAAAATTATTGAAGCTCTCAAAACAATATCATTAATGCATCCCTTCTACAAAGAATTATTCATGGCTAAAACTAAGAAGACACCTAAAGATCTTGTTAAGAGATTCACTATGCTTAAACATACTGCTACAAGAATATATAATGATGCAAAACAACAGATCAAGACTGGTTTAACCGGGAAAGAAATTGTTGGAGCTTTCAAAGCAGGTATTGGCAGATTATTATCTATTTATAGGAGAAATAATGATTTAATAATTGCGATCAAAGAATCAATAATTGAAATCTCCAAATTACCAGATATAACTGGCGACTTAGTAGTAATAATTGCTGGAATGCCTCAAGTAGGAAAATCTACTCTACTCAAAAAACTTACACATGCAAAACCGGAGATTTCCCCATTCCCCTTCACAACCAAGACAATAATAGCTGGTCATATCACTGTAGAACCATATGGTAAAATAACACTTATTGATACACCCGGATTACTGGATAGACCATTAGATAGAAAGAACCCTATAGAATACAAAGCCGTGCTTGCTTTAAAACACTTAGCTGATATCACTATATATTTGTTCGATGTAAATCCACAGAGCTATTATACGTTTGAACAACAACTCAGCGTCTATAATGATATAAAGGAGCTTCTAGGAGATAAAGAAATGATTATCGCTATTAACAAGATCGATATAACCCCTAGAGAATACCTTGAAAAACAATGTATAAGAATCAAAGAAGTAACGGGGAAAGAACCTTTGCTCATATCTGCAGAGAAGGAATATAATCTCGATAAATTGAAAATGATCCTTATAAACAAGCTTATGGAGAAAGCCCTACACCATGAATCCTAA
- the rtcA gene encoding RNA 3'-terminal phosphate cyclase, protein MEIIEIDGSMGEGGGQILRYSLGFSAVTLKPVRIYNIRAKRSNPGLRPQHLTAVKALQMITDAVVKGAKVGSMEIYFEPKRRKPGNYRFNIGTAGSTTLVIQAILPALLFSKGYSSVEIIGGTDVPWSPPIDYMRYVFIYNLRFFGVDVEIELYRRGHYPRGGGRVVLKVKPLLGKMKPINIVERGKLISIYGISHAVRLPRHVAERQARSAATVIREKLGVEPNILIESYPPGRDPHLGPGSGIVLYADVEAGTRLGGDALGARGKRAEIVGREAAEKLIDELSSGMAFDSHMGDMLIPYMFLAGGESIAGVSKLTNHTLTAIEVSKIFLPNSKVSIVGNKGEKGIIRIHGVGLSP, encoded by the coding sequence GTGGAGATCATAGAGATTGATGGTAGTATGGGTGAGGGTGGCGGACAGATTTTAAGGTATAGTCTTGGATTCTCAGCTGTAACGCTTAAACCTGTTAGAATATATAATATACGTGCTAAACGTAGTAATCCAGGACTTAGACCACAGCATTTAACAGCTGTAAAAGCATTACAAATGATTACTGACGCTGTTGTTAAGGGGGCTAAAGTTGGTAGTATGGAGATATATTTTGAGCCTAAGAGGCGGAAGCCTGGAAATTATAGATTCAACATAGGAACTGCTGGAAGTACTACGCTTGTTATTCAAGCGATTCTACCAGCTCTCCTATTCAGCAAAGGATATAGTAGTGTAGAAATAATTGGGGGCACAGATGTTCCTTGGAGCCCTCCAATAGATTATATGAGATATGTATTCATATATAATTTGAGATTCTTCGGTGTAGATGTCGAGATAGAACTGTATAGGAGGGGACATTATCCTCGAGGCGGTGGCCGCGTTGTTCTTAAAGTTAAACCATTACTTGGAAAAATGAAGCCTATAAATATTGTTGAGAGAGGAAAACTGATCAGTATTTATGGTATAAGTCATGCTGTAAGATTGCCTCGACACGTAGCTGAGAGACAAGCACGTAGTGCAGCAACTGTGATCCGTGAAAAATTAGGTGTTGAACCCAACATACTTATTGAATCATACCCACCAGGCAGAGATCCGCATTTAGGTCCTGGAAGCGGTATAGTATTATATGCTGACGTAGAAGCTGGTACTCGTTTAGGAGGCGATGCTCTTGGTGCAAGGGGTAAGAGAGCCGAGATCGTGGGAAGGGAAGCTGCTGAGAAGCTTATAGACGAGCTTAGTAGTGGTATGGCTTTTGATAGTCATATGGGTGATATGCTTATACCATACATGTTCTTGGCTGGGGGTGAAAGCATTGCTGGGGTTTCTAAGCTTACAAATCATACTTTAACAGCTATCGAGGTCTCAAAGATTTTTCTGCCGAATTCTAAGGTAAGTATTGTTGGGAATAAGGGTGAGAAAGGAATAATTAGGATTCATGGTGTAGGGCTTTCTCCATAA
- a CDS encoding nicotinamide-nucleotide adenylyltransferase yields MHRVLYPGRFQPFHKGHLRVVERLLREFDEVVIVIGSAQEGFTCNNPFTASERIEMIDYVLKNNGISRDRYWLIPIPDIRMPLAWTTYVLSMVPRVDAVASGNPHVVKIYDWIGFKTIKLNLFSPSEYNGTIIRRRICNGMEWKNLVPEQVARYIESINGVERIREVCGCGDHRD; encoded by the coding sequence ATGCATAGAGTACTTTACCCTGGAAGGTTTCAGCCGTTCCACAAAGGTCATTTACGAGTTGTTGAGAGGCTGCTTAGAGAATTCGATGAGGTAGTTATAGTTATTGGTTCTGCCCAGGAAGGATTTACATGTAATAATCCATTTACTGCTAGTGAAAGAATAGAGATGATAGATTATGTTCTTAAAAATAATGGTATAAGTAGGGACAGGTACTGGTTAATCCCTATCCCCGATATACGTATGCCTCTTGCTTGGACAACATATGTTTTATCCATGGTGCCTCGCGTAGATGCTGTGGCATCTGGTAATCCACATGTTGTTAAGATATATGATTGGATTGGTTTTAAGACTATTAAGTTAAACCTGTTTAGTCCAAGCGAGTATAATGGAACAATTATTCGGCGTAGAATATGTAATGGTATGGAATGGAAAAATCTTGTTCCGGAACAAGTTGCTAGATATATTGAGTCAATAAATGGTGTTGAAAGAATTAGGGAGGTATGTGGTTGTGGAGATCATAGAGATTGA
- a CDS encoding beta-CASP ribonuclease aCPSF1 — protein MLDRGRAELLKRILREIPPDLVLTNIEFEGPEIVLYVRNRKAIAKYLDLVKNIAKKVRKRVVIRADPDVRLPPEKAKEKILEIVPKDAGVDPNGIVFDHTRGEVWIKAEKPGLIVGRGSYIRHYILAETGWRPEPQRASPLESKVLKVIMSNLLKESDYRLRFLRKLGERIHRDVIFKNNYVRITALGGFMEVGRSAILVETRESRVLLDLGINVGAGTDYDRAYPFIDIDQLNLSELDAVIVTHAHLDHIGLVPLLYKYGYRGPLYVTKPTRELMVIMIKDLIEVTQREGKYLPYSEKDLMTTILHTIPLEYGDVTDVAPDIKVTMYNAGHILGSAIVHLHIGMGLHNIVYTGDFKYAPTRLLNRAEDKFPRVETLIMESTYGATRQQSRREAEAELIRIVKKTIERKGIVLIPVFAVGRGQEIMLVLNDAISKGLIPKVDVFIEGLVNEVTAIHTQYPEYLNRNIKEMIYRGENPFTADYFHIIESGTARPDIVETKPSIILATSGMLTGGPAVEYLKLIASDPRNSLVFVGYQAEGTLGRRIKDGMRELQTVVDNKVEIIRINLEVYSIDGFSGHSDQSELLRYVRNISPKPRNIILNHGEPSAIMTLARLVSKIIRNPSTGYGANTMVYTPHLLDSIHLTARR, from the coding sequence ATGCTTGATCGTGGCAGAGCAGAACTATTGAAGAGAATACTGCGAGAGATACCTCCGGATTTGGTCTTGACAAACATAGAGTTTGAAGGTCCGGAGATAGTATTGTATGTTAGGAATAGGAAAGCCATAGCTAAGTATCTAGACTTGGTCAAGAATATAGCTAAGAAAGTGAGGAAAAGAGTTGTTATAAGAGCTGATCCAGATGTCAGATTGCCTCCTGAAAAAGCTAAAGAAAAAATCTTGGAGATTGTGCCGAAGGATGCTGGTGTTGATCCTAATGGTATAGTGTTTGATCATACGAGGGGAGAAGTATGGATTAAAGCTGAAAAACCTGGTTTAATAGTTGGTAGAGGATCATATATTAGACACTACATATTAGCAGAAACTGGGTGGAGACCTGAGCCTCAGAGAGCTTCCCCGCTTGAATCAAAAGTGTTGAAAGTAATAATGTCTAATTTATTAAAGGAGAGCGATTATAGGCTTAGGTTTCTCCGAAAACTTGGGGAGAGAATACATAGGGATGTTATTTTTAAGAACAACTATGTACGTATAACGGCTCTCGGCGGATTTATGGAGGTTGGTCGATCAGCTATACTTGTGGAGACTCGTGAAAGCAGGGTATTACTTGATCTAGGAATTAATGTTGGTGCAGGTACAGATTATGATAGAGCTTATCCATTCATTGATATTGACCAATTAAACTTATCCGAACTAGACGCTGTTATTGTTACTCATGCTCATTTAGACCATATAGGACTAGTTCCCCTTCTCTACAAATACGGGTATCGTGGACCACTATATGTTACTAAGCCTACCAGGGAATTAATGGTGATAATGATTAAGGATTTAATAGAAGTTACACAGCGTGAAGGCAAGTATTTACCATATAGTGAGAAAGACTTAATGACTACTATACTTCACACAATACCTCTTGAGTATGGTGATGTAACAGATGTTGCTCCAGACATCAAGGTTACCATGTATAATGCTGGACACATCCTGGGTTCAGCCATAGTTCATCTACACATAGGTATGGGTCTTCATAATATAGTATATACTGGAGACTTCAAATATGCTCCCACAAGGCTTCTTAATAGAGCAGAGGATAAGTTTCCAAGAGTTGAGACCTTAATTATGGAATCAACTTATGGTGCTACACGTCAGCAAAGTAGGAGGGAGGCGGAGGCTGAACTTATAAGAATTGTTAAGAAAACTATTGAGAGAAAAGGAATTGTTTTGATTCCAGTATTTGCTGTTGGGCGTGGACAAGAAATAATGCTTGTACTAAACGATGCTATCAGTAAGGGTCTGATACCAAAAGTTGATGTATTTATTGAGGGATTAGTTAATGAGGTAACAGCTATTCATACACAGTACCCGGAGTATTTGAATAGAAACATTAAGGAAATGATTTATAGAGGAGAAAACCCCTTTACAGCAGATTATTTCCACATAATAGAGAGTGGAACTGCTAGGCCAGATATTGTTGAAACAAAGCCATCAATAATACTAGCTACAAGCGGCATGTTAACCGGGGGACCTGCAGTAGAATATTTAAAGCTCATAGCAAGCGATCCAAGGAACAGCCTTGTATTTGTAGGTTACCAAGCCGAGGGGACTCTTGGTAGGAGAATTAAAGATGGTATGAGAGAGCTTCAAACAGTTGTTGATAATAAAGTCGAGATTATAAGGATTAATCTCGAAGTCTACAGCATAGATGGTTTCAGTGGTCACAGTGATCAAAGCGAGCTGTTAAGATATGTAAGAAACATTTCTCCAAAGCCTAGAAATATTATACTTAACCATGGAGAACCCTCGGCGATTATGACTCTTGCTCGATTGGTATCAAAGATTATAAGAAATCCGAGTACTGGTTATGGAGCCAATACGATGGTTTATACACCACATTTACTGGATTCTATACATTTAACTGCTCGTAGATAA
- the psmB gene encoding archaeal proteasome endopeptidase complex subunit beta, which produces MVLSGKKIVSKTTTVGIVVGDYVVLAADKRATAGSLVAHKRVKKIIRIDDYIAMTISGLVADAEIIAEQARFIARKYKLELGRPIKVSALASNLSIILNAYLRMSPYIVQLLLGGYDDNGPHLFYIDLFGSLSEEKYMATGSGSPTAFGVLEEEYRSDLSLDEAKELAFKAVSAATKRDGFSGEGVDIVVIGPNTYVEETKLFKRSIIAK; this is translated from the coding sequence ATGGTTTTGTCCGGTAAGAAAATAGTATCTAAAACAACAACTGTCGGCATAGTCGTTGGTGACTATGTTGTTTTAGCAGCTGATAAGAGAGCTACTGCGGGTTCGCTAGTTGCTCATAAGAGAGTGAAGAAAATTATTAGGATAGACGACTATATTGCAATGACTATTTCGGGTCTTGTAGCTGATGCTGAAATCATTGCTGAGCAAGCTAGGTTTATTGCGAGGAAATACAAGCTAGAACTAGGAAGGCCAATTAAGGTTTCAGCATTAGCATCTAATTTATCAATTATATTGAATGCTTATCTGAGAATGTCGCCCTACATAGTCCAGTTATTGTTGGGCGGATACGATGATAATGGACCACATTTATTCTATATAGATCTATTCGGTAGTTTGAGCGAAGAAAAATATATGGCTACCGGTAGTGGTTCTCCAACAGCATTCGGTGTTCTCGAAGAAGAATATAGGAGTGATCTAAGCTTAGATGAAGCCAAAGAATTAGCGTTCAAAGCAGTATCAGCAGCTACTAAGAGAGACGGATTTAGCGGTGAAGGCGTTGATATAGTTGTTATTGGTCCAAACACATACGTTGAGGAAACAAAACTATTCAAACGATCAATTATAGCAAAATAG
- a CDS encoding NAD(P)-dependent glycerol-1-phosphate dehydrogenase — MLNRSIHEITLPLKVIIGSNILDKIPDYLLKMKLTNQYKAGIITGPTTYNVAGKIVEEAMKNNGYIVEVWKARDARIETANQIVEETKKHGIKIFLGVGGGKSIDLAKYAAYKNNGYMISVPTAASHDGIASPFASLKGTSKPTSTPTTTPYAIIADIDMISKAPPRLIRSGVGDLLGKLTAVKDWQLAHRLKGEYYGEYAAQLALLSAKHVIRYHELIASGNPDGIRIVVEALISSGVAMCIAGSSRPASGSEHLFSHALDLLAPGKALHGEQVALGTIMMLYLYGDPKWKKIKRIMKKIGLPTTAEEIGIPIETIVKALTIAHKIRPNRYTILGEKGLTEEAAWRLVRETGII; from the coding sequence TTGTTGAATAGAAGCATACATGAAATAACATTGCCTCTGAAAGTAATTATTGGATCTAATATTCTCGATAAAATACCGGACTACCTACTTAAAATGAAGCTTACAAATCAATATAAAGCAGGAATAATAACGGGTCCAACAACATATAATGTAGCTGGTAAAATAGTAGAGGAAGCAATGAAGAATAACGGATACATTGTAGAAGTATGGAAAGCTAGAGATGCTAGGATAGAAACAGCTAATCAAATAGTTGAGGAAACAAAAAAGCATGGTATAAAGATCTTTCTAGGAGTGGGAGGAGGTAAATCAATTGACCTAGCAAAATATGCAGCATATAAAAACAATGGATACATGATAAGCGTTCCAACAGCTGCAAGCCATGATGGAATAGCGTCTCCATTTGCAAGCCTGAAAGGAACAAGTAAACCAACAAGCACGCCAACAACTACACCATACGCTATAATAGCTGATATAGACATGATCTCGAAGGCGCCGCCAAGACTGATAAGGTCAGGAGTAGGAGACTTATTAGGGAAGCTAACAGCGGTGAAAGATTGGCAACTAGCACATAGACTTAAAGGAGAATATTATGGAGAATACGCTGCTCAACTAGCATTATTATCGGCTAAACACGTTATTAGATACCATGAACTGATAGCTAGTGGAAACCCCGACGGTATAAGAATAGTTGTTGAAGCACTTATTAGTAGTGGAGTAGCAATGTGCATAGCTGGTTCAAGCCGTCCAGCAAGTGGATCAGAACACTTGTTCAGCCACGCACTAGACCTACTAGCACCAGGTAAAGCATTACATGGAGAACAAGTAGCGCTAGGAACAATTATGATGCTCTACCTATACGGCGATCCAAAATGGAAAAAGATCAAGAGGATAATGAAGAAAATAGGATTACCAACTACAGCAGAAGAAATAGGTATTCCAATAGAAACAATCGTGAAAGCATTAACAATTGCACATAAGATAAGGCCTAATCGTTACACAATACTTGGAGAAAAAGGATTAACTGAAGAAGCTGCTTGGAGACTTGTCCGAGAAACAGGTATTATATAA
- a CDS encoding peptidylprolyl isomerase translates to MGFNEGDFILIEYTVRVKETGNVVDTTDEALAKKENIYESGRIYGPALIVLGKGWINKVVEDTIKEMNVGEEKIIEVPPEKAFGQRDPSKVRIFSMREFRRRNLKVRVGDVIDFGGVKGIVKSISGGRVVVDFNHPLAGKTLIYKVKVVGKLEDLVEKIRALAVRYLQIPGDELEINYVSEERKVIISIPTKYITRKDLQYAKVSLATSIYEFFKEDVDEVVFQEVFKFKKAEKKKEVAEEKKEEVAEEKEKVEELSSQETSEQGSQ, encoded by the coding sequence ATGGGGTTTAATGAGGGAGACTTCATACTAATAGAGTATACGGTTCGTGTAAAAGAAACTGGTAACGTAGTTGATACTACAGATGAAGCATTAGCTAAGAAGGAGAACATATATGAGTCTGGAAGAATCTATGGACCAGCATTGATCGTTCTCGGTAAGGGCTGGATCAATAAGGTTGTAGAGGATACTATTAAGGAAATGAATGTTGGTGAGGAAAAAATTATCGAGGTTCCTCCGGAGAAAGCTTTTGGACAAAGAGATCCCAGTAAGGTTAGGATTTTTAGCATGAGAGAGTTTAGGAGGAGGAACCTCAAGGTTAGAGTAGGTGATGTAATAGATTTTGGCGGTGTTAAGGGAATTGTTAAGAGTATCAGTGGTGGACGAGTAGTTGTTGATTTTAATCATCCATTAGCCGGTAAAACACTAATATACAAGGTTAAAGTTGTAGGTAAGCTTGAAGATTTAGTGGAGAAGATTAGAGCGTTAGCTGTTAGGTATCTACAAATACCTGGTGACGAATTAGAGATTAACTATGTGTCTGAGGAGAGGAAAGTAATAATTAGTATTCCGACAAAGTATATTACGAGGAAAGATCTACAATATGCTAAGGTATCCTTGGCAACAAGCATATATGAGTTCTTCAAGGAAGATGTTGATGAAGTAGTTTTCCAAGAAGTATTCAAGTTTAAGAAGGCGGAGAAGAAAAAGGAAGTTGCGGAAGAGAAGAAGGAAGAGGTGGCTGAAGAGAAGGAGAAAGTTGAGGAATTAAGTAGTCAAGAAACAAGTGAGCAGGGATCCCAATAA
- a CDS encoding DUF1947 domain-containing protein, producing MPRRYVLSKRERKRLLEELEQRYGSIGVGKNDVVEIFEEKNKFKILVINGVPAFIFYEDKWIPHLKYLLRNPNLKIPIIIVDMGAVKPLLRGADLMAPGIREIIGVFGKGDVVVVAEEKYRKPFVIGIALVDSDDIVSGKIKRGRVVENIHRIGDIFWNIL from the coding sequence ATGCCTAGAAGATATGTGTTATCTAAGCGTGAGCGTAAACGGTTGCTTGAGGAGTTGGAGCAGAGATATGGTAGTATAGGTGTGGGTAAGAATGATGTTGTCGAAATATTTGAGGAGAAGAACAAGTTTAAAATACTAGTTATAAATGGTGTGCCAGCATTTATATTTTACGAAGATAAATGGATCCCCCACCTTAAATACCTTCTCAGAAACCCTAACTTAAAAATTCCCATAATAATTGTTGATATGGGCGCTGTCAAACCACTGCTTAGAGGCGCTGACTTAATGGCGCCAGGTATACGTGAGATAATAGGGGTTTTTGGGAAGGGAGACGTAGTAGTTGTTGCAGAGGAGAAGTATCGTAAACCCTTTGTTATAGGTATAGCTCTGGTTGATTCCGACGATATTGTGTCTGGTAAGATTAAGAGGGGTAGAGTTGTCGAGAATATTCATAGAATAGGAGATATTTTCTGGAATATATTATGA
- a CDS encoding LSM domain-containing protein, producing MAETAHKILLEHLGDIVLIKLKGEREVRGKLKSYDQHLNIVLDDAEEIKEDGSTRKLGTIVIRGDTVILISPIKD from the coding sequence TTGGCTGAAACAGCACATAAGATCTTATTAGAACACCTCGGAGACATAGTCTTAATAAAGCTTAAAGGAGAACGAGAAGTCCGCGGAAAACTAAAAAGCTATGATCAACACCTGAACATTGTCCTAGACGATGCAGAAGAAATAAAAGAAGATGGTTCAACTAGAAAACTGGGAACAATCGTTATCAGAGGAGACACAGTAATATTAATCTCACCCATCAAAGACTAA
- a CDS encoding 50S ribosomal protein L37e, which produces MGKGTPSMGKHGRSKTHIRCRRCGRHAFNVAKGYCAACGFGRSKRIRRYSWQNKKVNRIRIR; this is translated from the coding sequence ATGGGAAAAGGAACACCAAGCATGGGCAAACATGGAAGAAGCAAAACACATATAAGATGTAGAAGATGTGGAAGACACGCATTCAACGTAGCAAAAGGATACTGCGCAGCATGCGGATTCGGAAGAAGCAAGAGAATAAGAAGATATAGTTGGCAAAACAAGAAAGTAAACAGAATAAGGATCAGGTAA
- a CDS encoding alkaline phosphatase family protein has protein sequence MNKRSVSVIGLDGLGRLYLNKMVNSGEMPNLKYIVTSADVNTNIYCFPPETASSWPSLMSGVNLGKHGIYDFFKYNSERTRLFNALDLGHPRIHEMIAILKHFVLMINPVPSYPIIPVSNTMHVISFSFFTPKPTAYPKFLQKYLTEYRRYTYKSLNDFLIKYIDDLDYRIGIIENLVQKFDYKLIWVNFEIPDRILHLASERERKFKVLDKTVLKHEKIIFRKLDSVIKLLKDITDNVVIVSDHGFSYYNKTIAVNTILYKHGFIKLSEKGLSSSIEKYSKLLPEENKPLLLIPLNNPLVKIVRKPVLKHLAKAILKIYENLFEREIKLKFPEVDHKESKAFLFGETSFGIILNKKKYNVSPVEIVKILEKYKGIKHVWLKDQIFSGPYLKDLPDIYLYPDFDMGYWITDLKVYDKIYRRKCRLHHHPLGVFIMKDLGGYKILNEIINNTAVASLIMGWLGFPLSSWIDDKELVEKVFNGNVKYTDKYINLWNLNKRIFAMRFLKSRK, from the coding sequence ATGAATAAAAGAAGTGTTAGTGTTATTGGATTGGATGGATTAGGAAGGCTATACTTGAATAAAATGGTAAATTCGGGTGAAATGCCAAACCTTAAATACATTGTTACAAGTGCTGATGTAAACACTAATATATACTGTTTTCCCCCGGAAACAGCCTCCTCCTGGCCTAGTCTGATGAGTGGGGTTAATTTGGGTAAGCATGGAATATATGATTTCTTCAAATACAATAGTGAAAGAACTAGATTATTTAATGCTTTGGATCTAGGACATCCTCGAATACATGAAATGATTGCAATACTAAAACACTTTGTTCTTATGATAAATCCTGTTCCTTCCTATCCTATCATACCAGTATCTAATACAATGCATGTTATTTCTTTTTCTTTCTTCACTCCTAAACCCACAGCCTACCCGAAGTTTCTGCAAAAATATTTAACTGAATATAGACGATACACATATAAGTCCCTTAATGATTTCTTAATAAAGTACATTGATGATCTAGATTACAGAATCGGCATTATTGAGAATTTAGTACAGAAATTCGATTACAAACTCATTTGGGTGAATTTTGAGATACCAGATAGAATATTACATTTAGCAAGTGAGCGAGAGAGGAAATTCAAAGTCCTAGATAAAACAGTATTGAAACATGAAAAAATTATTTTCAGAAAGCTGGATTCCGTTATTAAACTATTAAAGGATATAACAGACAACGTGGTTATTGTATCTGATCATGGTTTCTCCTACTATAATAAAACTATTGCTGTGAACACTATATTATATAAACATGGCTTTATAAAGCTATCAGAAAAAGGATTATCTTCTAGCATAGAAAAATATTCTAAATTATTACCAGAAGAAAACAAACCGCTGTTGTTAATTCCTCTAAATAATCCACTTGTTAAAATTGTTAGAAAACCTGTTTTGAAACATTTAGCTAAAGCCATTTTAAAGATATATGAGAATTTATTTGAAAGGGAAATAAAGCTTAAGTTTCCCGAAGTAGATCATAAGGAATCGAAAGCGTTTTTATTTGGTGAAACCTCATTTGGTATAATACTTAACAAGAAAAAATATAATGTTAGCCCCGTTGAAATAGTTAAGATTTTAGAAAAGTATAAGGGAATAAAGCATGTATGGCTAAAAGATCAAATTTTCTCGGGACCTTATCTAAAAGATCTACCAGATATATATCTTTACCCTGACTTTGATATGGGATACTGGATTACTGATTTAAAAGTTTATGATAAAATATATAGAAGAAAATGTAGACTTCATCATCATCCGTTAGGGGTTTTTATTATGAAAGATCTTGGTGGATATAAAATATTGAATGAGATCATTAATAATACTGCTGTCGCCTCACTTATAATGGGGTGGTTAGGTTTTCCGTTGAGTAGTTGGATTGATGATAAGGAATTGGTTGAGAAGGTTTTCAATGGGAATGTAAAGTATACTGATAAATACATAAATCTTTGGAATTTGAATAAGAGAATATTTGCAATGAGATTTCTTAAAAGTAGAAAATAA